A window of the Macrobrachium rosenbergii isolate ZJJX-2024 chromosome 43, ASM4041242v1, whole genome shotgun sequence genome harbors these coding sequences:
- the LOC136828943 gene encoding uncharacterized protein codes for MASRPQSPSLMKYAALFLTVLGPSPGCSDEHHGKSPSSLRRSFPEPLPQLIANSEERRFTKWEEHPVPRVRRTLRGNKAKKMTPGNSETVSRKHHVALRNDRVFVSSEEYSRKERRRRNSVSDTYPSYGKRVVRDHDLKDYDGMFDYTTFFYSEHYHVFLCNHPPNTYSANFLQHSEEECENYSFFYNHNELTTYEMCDYIYERIHGKSLDLERTWEIMLDNQKFMILISDERFVSICLPLFRRFNSCKEKKYLTICEDEGIMFLHSHECQPPSSEDSYFHVFLAQAAVEDRYSCFQCVCDGWRRIVEAKSANGITFTVSENDVSSIHEDVCLECNGMVTPLYFLARENQTKCFVNRYFLSCYAYTLVLWKGNTNGTILKEYWKVLPASCKAIEILMTSILGLILLTGVIGNLLIIFVICPSPGNKDWPLKMLQMSLAFSDLLLVVFVIAPCFYNRALQLSGHWNADLNGDPLSNKDCLSSLLHVNNRISFPRMWFTGEGISHYQVFQTIIFNTCISVSLLTLFSLSLQLLIRVKTSQKLVTYLSSPHIICAVISVIWILAIVDGFLLSFDGNGDVISVSVPVHHFPLGLSSFRSWPLRTFVLYRIFICQVLCWSTVVISFLLIKNFQRDHPRTDDKGGHFKRSFGDPCTNENIPVLVSLSATSLLFFISISPYLFCHYETVTSRSYFPRWPLMKYSSQLLAKAPSAWNPWVYLMSKAITSKWR; via the coding sequence ATGGCGTCCAGGCCACAGTCGCCCTCTTTGATGAAGTATGCTGCCTTATTTCTCACTGTGTTGGGACCCTCGCCTGGCTGCAGTGACGAGCATCACGGTAAATCTCCTTCATCCTTGCGTAGATCGTTCCCGGAGCCACTACCACAGTTAATTGCCAACTCTGAAGAACGTCGCTTCACCAAGTGGGAGGAGCATCCAGTGCCGAGAGTCAGAAGAACCCTAAGGGGAAACAAGGCCAAAAAGATGACACCAGGAAACTCTGAGACAGTTTCAAGGAAGCATCACGTTGCGTTGAGAAACGACAGAGTTTTTGTTAGTTCAGAGGAATATTCCCGAAAGGAAAGAAGGCGAAGGAATTCCGTAAGTGATACATATCCGTCCTATGGGAAACGTGTTGTCCGTGATCATGATCTTAAAGACTATGATGGCATGTTCGACTATACAACCTTTTTTTACTCCGAGCACTATCATGTGTTTCTCTGCAACCATCCCCCTAATACATATTCTGCAAATTTCCTCCAACATTCGGAAGAGGAGTGTGAGAACTACAGCTTCTTTTACAATCACAATGAACTAACCACGTATGAAATGTGTGATTACATCTACGAGAGAATCCATGGCAAGTCACTTGATCTGGAAAGAACATGGGAAATAATGCTCGACAATCAGAAATTCATGATACTGATTTCTGACGAACGTTTTGTCAGCATCTGCCTACCTTTGTTTAGGAGGTTTAACAgctgcaaagaaaagaaatatctgACCATCTGCGAGGACGAAGGCATCATGTTCCTCCATTCCCATGAATGTCAGCCTCCATCCTCCGAAGATTCCTACTTCCACGTGTTCTTGGCTCAAGCAGCCGTGGAGGACAGGTACTCGTGCTTCCAGTGCGTATGTGACGGATGGAGGAGGATCGTCGAAGCGAAGAGTGCAAATGGCATCACCTTTACAGTGTCAGAAAATGATGTATCATCCATTCACGAAGATGTTTGTCTTGAATGCAACGGTATGGTCACTCCTCTGTATTTTCTTGCTAGAGAAAATCAGACCAAGTGTTTTGTCAACCGATATTTCCTTAGCTGTTATGCTTATACCTTAGTGCTTTGGAAAGGTAACACTAATGGAACCATTttgaaagagtattggaaagtCTTGCCAGCTTCCTGTAAAGCCATTGAAATTTTAATGACAAGCATTTTAGGTCTGATATTGCTTACAGGAGTAATAGGTAATCTACTTATCATTTTTGTTATATGCCCTAGCCCAGGCAACAAGGATTGGCCTCTCAAAATGCTCCAGATGTCGCTTGCCTTTTCAGATTTACTACTAGTAGTGTTTGTTATTGCCCCATGCTTTTACAACCGCGCATTGCAGCTCTCTGGACATTGGAATGCTGACTTAAATGGAGACCCCTTGTCAAACAAAGACTGCTTAAGCAGTCTCCTCCATGTCAACAACAGAATCTCGTTTCCGAGAATGTGGTTCACTGGTGAAGGTATCAGCCACTATCAGGTGTTCCAAACGATCATCTTTAACACATGCATTTCGGTCTCCTTGTTAACTCTCTTTAGCCTTAGCTTACAATTGTTAATCAGAGTTAAAACCAGTCAAAAACTTGTAACGTACCTTTCATCTCCGCACATCATTTGTGCAGTCATCTCTGTGATTTGGATTCTGGCCATCGTAGATGGATTCCTTCTCAGTTTTGATGGAAATGGCGACGTGATCAGCGTCTCTGTGCCAGTGCATCACTTCCCGCTTGGCCTGTCTAGTTTCAGATCCTGGCCTCTGAGGACTTTCGTTCTATATCGCATTTTTATCTGTCAAGTCCTCTGTTGGTCCACAGTCGTCATTTCGTTCCTTTTGATCAAAAATTTCCAGAGGGACCACCCAAGAACAGACGACAAAGGGGGTCACTTCAAAAGGTCATTTGGTGATCCCTGCACGAATGAAAATATTCCAGTTCTGGTCTCTTTGTCAGCCACATCTCTGCTGTTCTTCATTTCCATCAGCCCGTACCTTTTTTGCCATTATGAAACTGTTACTTCTCGAAGCTATTTCCCAAGATGGCCACTGATGAAATACTCTTCACAGTTGCTTGCTAAGGCGCCTTCTGCCTGGAATCCTTGGGTCTACCTAATGTCGAAAGCTATCACCTCAAAGtggagataa